agaaCCATAGACGACACattctcaattgcactccacactcccCTCATCCACCTAGATGCGTAAGAGGAATACCAGTGTGagagtgctgttcattgactacagctcagaattcaacaccattgtcccctccaagctcgtcaccaagcttaggaccctgggagtgcacacctccctctgcaactgaatcctggacttcctgacgggccgcccccaggtggtgagggtatgtAACATCACCTAcatcacgctgaccctcaacacgagggccccacagggtgtgtgcttagtcccctcctgtactccctgttcaaccacaaCTGCATTAccacacacaactccaacaccatcatcaagtttgctgacgatgcgacggtggtaggcctgatcaccgacgacgatgagacagcctacagaaaGAAGGAGGCctgtgacctggcagtgtggggcCGGAACAACAACCACTCCCTCCACGTCAGTAAGGccaaggagctgatagtggactacaaGATACGGGGGGACGGGGGGATGGGGGGGTACCACCCACATCGAtgaggctgcagtggagcgggtcgagagttcctCTCTGTGCAAATCACTAAGAATCTAAAATggtatgggccctcaaatcctcaaaaagtcctacagctgtagcattgagagcattttgactagttgcatcactgcttggtatggcaaatgtaCTGTCCTCGATCACATGGCTCTACAGATGGtgatgcggacagcccagtacatcattgggagcgagctccctgccatccaggacctggagtgaaaggaaggcccggaaaatggttaaagactccaaccacatttttttaaacaactaattgaccgatgtcGGTTAACCTCTCCGGTATCattgggacgctagcatcccacctcgacaacagccagtgaaattgcagggcgccaaattcaaacaacaaaaatcccataatacaccattttaaagattaacttcttgttaatccaaccacagtgtccgatttcaaaaaggctttacggcgaaagcacaccatgcgattatgttaggacagcgcctagccacaaGAAACCATACAGACATTTCACAGCCAAGGAGAggactcacaaaagtcagaaatagcgattaaatgaatcactaacctttgatgatcttcatctggtggcactcccaggattccatgttacacaataaatgttYgttttgttcgataatgtccctctttatgtccaaaaacctcagtttaaattggcgcgttatgttcagtaatgcattgtctcaaataacatccggtgaaattgcagagagccaaatcaaattacagaaatactcatcataaacattgatgaaagattCAAGTGTTATACGATTAAatatacacttcttgttaatccaaccgctgtgtcagatttcaaaaaggcattacggcgaaagcacaccatgtgattatgttaggacagcgcctagccacaaaacaccatacagacattttccagccagGGAGAGGAatcacaaagtcagaaatagcgattaaattaatcacttccctttgatgatcttcatctggtggcactcccaggactccatgttacacaataaatgttcattttgttcgataatgtccctctttatgtccaaaaacttcagttttgttggtgcgtttagttCAGTAATCCAAAGGCACAAAGCGTGCTCTCAACAcccagacaaaaagtcaaaaaagtacaataaaagttcgtagaaacatgtcaaacgatgtttaaaatcaatcctcaggttgtttttgtaataaataatcaataatatttcaaccagacaaaagctttgtcaatagaaaaggagaaacaagaaaggcgcgctccCAATCACGTGCTGGCTTCATGTCTGGAAATTGccactgtccactcattgaaagtgctgtatctccctcatttttcagagtaaaagcctgaaacaatgcctaaagactggccacatgtagaagaagccatagagatcgtgaactgggtcctaagtctttgtatggtggataggctttcaatggaaaaacagcctttcaaaataatagtacttcctggatagattttcctcaggttttcgcctgccatatcagttctgttatactcagagacattattttaacagttttggaaactttagagtgttttctatccaaatctaaaatatcctagcttctgggcctgagtagcagRccgtttaatttgggcacgcttttcatccaaaattccaaatgctgccccctaccctagtgaagttaaattatttgaattccatttcattcaacaacaaaaaatggtgaGCTCGATGCTCACATTGCACATTGCGCTGAAGTTTCTCTACagatacagtgccagtcaaatgtttggacacatcttctcatttcagggtttttctttatttgtactattttctacattgttaaataatagtgtagacatcaaaactaggaaataacacatatggaatcatgtagtaatcaaaaaagagttaaacaaatcaaaatatattcaaagaagccacactttgccttgatgacagcaatgttgagtacttgttggctgcttttccttcactctgcggtccaactcatcccaaaccatctcaatttggttgaggttgggtgattgtggaggccaggtcatctgatgcagcactccatcactctccttcttggtcaagatagcccttacgcagcctggaggtgtgttgggtcattgtcctgttaaaaaacaattgttagtcccactaaacacaaaccagatgggatggcttaccgctgcagaatgctgtggtggccatgctggttaagtgtgccttgaattctaaataaatcacagacagtgtcaccagcaaagcaccccctcagcatcacacctcctcctccatgcttcactttgggaaccacacatgcagagatcctctgttcacctattctgagtctcacaaagacacggcggttggaaccaaacatctccaatttggaaccattagaccaaaggacagattgccACCGGTCTaaggtccattgctcgtgtttcttggcctaagcaagtctcttcttatagTTGTccttattggtttctttgcagcaattcaaccacgaaggcctgattcacgcagtcaactctgaacagttgatattgagatgtgttacctgaactctgtgaaacatttatttgggctgcaatttctgaggctgtaaagtctaatgaacttatcctttgcagcagaggtaactctgggtcttcctttcctgtggcggtcctcatgagagccagtttcatcatagcacttcatggtttttgcgagtgcacttgaagaaactttcaaagttattgaaatgttctgtattgactgaccttcatgtgataaagtaatgatggattgtcatttctctttgtttatttgagctgttcttgccacaatatggactttgtcttttaccaaataggtctatcttctgtacaccaccctaccttatcacaacacaactgattggctcaaacgcatcaagaaggaaagaaattacacaaatttacttttaacaaggcacacttgttaattgaaatgcattccatgaagctggttgagagaattccaagagtgtgcaaagcggtcatctaggcaaagggtggctactttgaagaatctcaaatataaaatatatttggatttgtttaacactttttcatttactacatgattccatatgtgttatttcatagttttgatgtcttcacttttcttctacaatgtagaaaatagtaaaagtaaagaaaactccttgaatgagtaggtgtgtccaaacttcagaTCTAATGTCCAAACAGTGCTATGCAATGTTGCATTTGGCAGCATTTCAAAAAGCAACTGCTTCTCCAATGGATATGTCCTCCAATTTCTTTGGCCCATTAAACCTAGAATGCATTCAGGTATAAAAATGGTCAATGCCCTCTTCATATTTTATCCACTTAGCACAAGTGACTCAACCAGATTTTGTTACCTTTGAACACTGACTTGCCTATTTCTTTAAGTCTGCTTGGATTTTGGATACATAGAGCTAGGCATTTAGTAAAGCCAGTATACTTGGGATTACACAAACCTCTGTTGTTATGGCGGCATAGAGTTTTTCAAGTAGAGACCTGAAAGTGACACATGTCCATTCAAGGCCTCGAGAGTTTGAGGGATTGTCTACTACATCTGCTTGTGCAAAAAGGTCTTCAGGTTGTTGGAGGCTAGCCAACATCGCAAGCTTAGATGCACTTTATTTGACAATTCATTTCAGACAGACACACTATGAAACGAACATGAGTGCCGTCAGTATACCACTACATAACTGACATtgtttataaaatgtataatctGTTTTGGCAATTCTGTGTCTATTGCCGTGATTTACAGAGAACGATACAAACTCTCTCACTGGGTTGATGACGCAAGGATTTGTTGCTAGTATGCTGTTAGAGTCGTCGTATTATCCACGAGATTGGGTTGGTCCCTGACAAGGGTAGGCTACACTGTGTTTAGTTCACACACGTCTTCAACTGCATGCCTTTGTGATTTAGTCCTCGGCATCTTAACTCTCAACATACAGGGTTCACTTGAAAGAGACATGTGCATCTTAATGTAActtccctgtttaaataaatgataaataaacctttttaaaaatacaattgtTTTCTTCCCCCACTCTTTCCACTTTAGAcactgcagattttttttatttttttttacataacacaCTTAGGTCTCGCAGAGAGCGGACTGTTTTAGGTTGCTTGAGATGCGTAGAGCGACAAGAACGACTCTCACCACGCGTCGGCCTTCTTTTTCACAGGTGGTTTTCAGTCGTCACTGCAGCCCATGTGACATCAAGGAGCTCCTTTGTTCCTCGTCCAACATCCCCAGGTCAGTGAcatttctccttctctcgtctctcccacCACTCCCCCGCAGTCACACATCCGTCTAAAGTATGCATTACACACAAAACCCGTGTTTCAAGTTCACTACAAATGTATCGACTCACTATCCTGACAGAGCTGTATGAATGATAAGTCAACTACAAGTAAACACCAAACGACAAGCTTATTAGCGTGTGTTTTAGAGAATGCTAACAAGAAATGTAGGTTGGAACCcggtatagtgcactacttttgtgccctggtcaaaagtagtgccgtttgggaatagggtgctatttggaacgcaCCCTTATTATTTATTCTTGTTGCTCCCCGTCCATAGGAATACTGCTATCATGATGGTAGATCCTGAAGGGGCCCTGGTGTCCATAGACCCTACTATGCCTACCAACTCTCCCAAGTAACACATCACCTTTACCCTAATCACCAAATCTCAttgatacagtatatttattgATCTCGGTCATAGAAAATCATTCCTGACCGTTGTTAATCCAAAGAATGCCTAGCATTTGTACGATGTGTAAAAATGATTTTCAAATGTGATGTAGACAATGATGTTGGAATGTCACTGACATGTTTTACAGCTCCTTGTACAAAGTCATTTCTTTATCCACCGGTCAGCTAGGAGGTGAAGTACCAACATGATATTTCAAATTCAGAAACACTTTTTAGACTTTTACCTTTTAGTCCTTAATTCAATTTTACTCACATAGCTCGCATAAAGCGATCACAGCAAAACGttaaaacaatgtaaaaacaacaGATCTGGCTACTAAACATTTCTTCATGTTCACAGGTAGCATTTTGATCACTAAAGGTgatttatttcttgtttgtttgcaCCCACAGATAAAGAAGACATGTTTCAGAACGTGTTATCTCAGGTGGCGGAGCAGTTCAGCAGGTAATTGGTGCGTTTATGTTCCGCTGCAGACAGAAGCGCTACGCTTTAGTCTTTTTCTGAAGAAATACTTCCATGACACCAGAGGCTTTTCAAACAAACCCCTTTCACATATTTTTTTGCAGGGCTTTCCGAATCAACGAGCTGAAAACTGAGGTGACCAACAGACTGGCAATGTTGGAGAAAAGAGTGGAGTGTACGtgcaagttttttttaaactgaactttcgatgtgtgtttctctctttgtgtgtgtgtgtgtgtgtgtttctgtgtgctgtTGTTTCACTGTTACTGGATTCCCCGTTTTATGTACTAACAGTCGTGTTGTCGTTACAGTGGAGGGACTGAAGGTGGTGGAGATTGAGAAGTGCAAAAATGACCTAAAGAAACTACGAGATGAGATGACatccagaggaggagggaggtacgGTGACCTTTGACATAAATGACACTCATCAAGCCATGCTCCAGATTTCTTAGGATATTCTATAGAAAGACTTTTAAAATGTTGTTGTGATTTAGAGAAATCATACAGCTAGTAGATTGATGATACAAATATGATGGATTTGCTCGCATCTCTTCAGAGTTGGGAACTGTCCCTGCAAGTACAACTTCTCAGACGACGGGAAAAAGCTTAATCCCAGACGTGACGTCCCAAGTTATCCAAAGGTACATAATTAGGGGATTCTAGtaatatacagtaggctacacataTCTAAAGATATTCATCACTTTGACATCATTAATCCTAGAACTGATGCTGTGATTTCTCTCTCATTACTACAGTACACCTTATCCCAGGAGACTATTGAAGCACTGAAGAAGCCAACATTCGATGTCTGGCATTGGGAACACAATGAGGTTTGTTCTCTTGAGATTCAGATCTGATATCTATCATATTTCCAACCAGGCATATATAATCACATTTTTGGTAGTAaaacattttgaagtgttttctCGAACTGTGAACTTAAAGGAATATCTAcactcaaaaactatattttggtattttgttaATTAGTCcaatcccaaaatgttttgcatgtcagcaatcaagtttaagATAGAGCACTTGCTGTGCCTTATGATGATGATCTGTAGTATTCCTTTGACTTTGTCTTTGATCGGTGGCTTAGATGCTGAGCTGCTTGGAGTACATGTACCATGACCTGGGACTGGTGAAGGAATTCAACATGAACCCCATCACTCTCAAACGCTGGCTGGTAAAAGTAGAACTGTATAAAAGCAATTACCTCAACAAGTGGACATGCAAACTGATATGGAACAACAACTTCATAGAAGAGAACCAAAGAGTATTGATGACTATTTGGCCAGTTTGATTGACAGCTTTCTTTCTCACAGCTGGGCATTCAGGAGAACTATCGCAGCAACCCGTTCCACAACTTCCGCCACTGCTTCTGTGTCAGTCAGATGATGTATGGCATGATTAACCTGTGTAACCTGCCGGTAAGAAACGACGGtactaatataatataatacatgcaATTTACCAGATACACATGGTCTATaactagggtccagagttttttcctggtcaggtcaggaTGTCAGGAAAATCTCCTGGCACCTTGTACTAGAGATTTATAGGAGACTaacatgtgctgtgtgtgttcctcaggaGAAGATGACTCTGACGGACATGGGCATTCTCATGACAGCTGCAGTGTGCCACGACCTGGACCACCCCGGCTACAACAACACGTAAGTGCCCAAAGGTTCCTACTCTGCGCCTCAGTTCCCCCTGCTCTACAGCATTCACTAGGTCTCCGAATAGATGYTGACGATAGACACAATACTGACGTGTTCATTCACAAAGAGATGTTCTGGAACTTCTTCATTGATGTTATTACATTGTGGAAATGGTCCWATCTATACTTCCAGGTTTGATGATGTAAAGTTAGAAGTTCCTTCCTAACCATGTAACATGACCAGggtaaaactctgggccctagtgatTATAGGCttccctggtcaggtcatgtTGTCAAGGAACACTCCTGGTCTTAGGCATAAATCAACTGTCACAGAGGTGTATTTTGCTCGTCAGGTACCAGATCAACGCTCGCACAGAGCTGGCCGTGCGTTACAACGATATATCTCCCCTGGAGAACCATCACTGCGCCGTGGCCTTCCAGATCCTCTCGCTGCCCGAGTGCAACATATTCGCCAACGTCGAATTGGAGGCCTACAAGCAGATCAGACAGGTAGGTGGTGTCCTAGGCTAATGCACAGGGATTCTTCTGCATCCCAATttgcaccctattacctacatgtgcaccactgttgacagaagtagtgcactatattgggaatagggtcccatttgggttGCTGCTTTTGTCTTTTTGCATTTCCGTCTCTCCAACTAACCACGAGATGTTTTGAGTTGGCCTAAGGCAGGAGGGGGTTTCAGAATTTGTGATGATTCCATCTCCCTTTACAGGCCATCATTACCCTGATCTTGGCCACAGACATGGCCCGGCATGGAGAAATATTAGACTCCTTCAAACATAAAGTGGACAGCTTTGACTTCACCAACGAGGAGCATGTCACATGCGTACGTATCGCACATCACACGGCATCAACTgtctgtgtatactgtatatcaagAGGTGCCAAATAGGCATACCTTTGTTCAGGTATAGCCTCAGCACTTCAGCAAACAACAGAAAGCAGGAGGGGTGCTCAATTAAAAAATACAGGGATGGAAAAATAGTGCATASCCAAGAAAGACTTTGAATAGTGGACTGGTGATATCATGTGATTGTAATGGAGATAAGAATRTACTGgaagctcactccacagctatCTTGAAATGCCACTGATGGAGCTGTCAGATTAGATCTTTTTTTGATAGCTCAAACGGTTGGTACGTTGTCAAGGCGGGCGTTCACGTGTGTCTGCGagcagaggatcactggttcAAGCCCGATATGGGGACAGCTAAACTGTTTGCAGCACACTGATTTCGGTTTCATGACGTCAGTCCTGTCCATCCTATTTAATAAAGCCAGAGGGTTCTAAGACAAAGTGCCTGTGTTAATMTTAAGCGCTCCGAAGCCTTTTACCACAAGTAGACCTTTCCTGGAAAGTCAAACTCGCTAGCCAATGATAAAAACTATGGTTGGTGTCGACATAACGCACGGCCAAAAGTTCTCTTTATGCCTTGTCCGTATGTGTGCAGCTGAAGATGGTTCTGATCAAATGCTGTGACATCTCCAAYGAGGTCCGGCCTACCGAGGTGGCCGAACCCTGGGTGGACTGTCTGCTGGAGGAGTATTTCATGCAGGTGACCTCGATCGAGTCGAATAATAATCATGCATAATAATAAAGTCTAATAATAATGAGTCTAGTAATGTGTTGATTGGAATTATGGGGTGAAAACAGTCTCAGCTGTCACTCTTGAAGTGGCGCATGCTTTATTTATAAGGGTAAAAATCAATTGTGTTTCGGGTGCCGTCTTGGCCTTCATCAGGATTAGTCTGTTCATTTAGAATGATGTCATTAACGAGTGGAGTGACATGTGCAAACCCTCCTGTCTCGGGAATGGACAGAGTGACAGGGAGAAGACTGAAGGGCTGCCGGTGGCTCCGTTTATGGACAGAGACAAAGTGACCAAGCCCACTGCCCAGATCGGATTCATCAAGTTTGTCCTCATCCCAATGTTTGAGACAGTCATGAAGGTAGGCGTGTGTGTTTGAACTACAAAGCAATGTCaccatatttaaaatatatatatatatatatatatttaactcggcaagtcagttaagaacaaattcttatttacaatgacagcctaagaacagtgtgttaactaacttgttcaggagcagaacgacagatttttacctcgtcagcttttggttactggcccaacgctctaaccactaggctacctgccgctccaataTTAGATTGACATAGTGTGCAAGTATGCGTGTGTCGGTGTTGGTGTTTGTGCAcacatgcgtgtgtgcatgcgtgcccgCCTGCGAGTGTTTGCGTGTGCCTCCGTTTTGTACACGTCTCTTATATTTCATGACCTCTTGAAAACAATGTCAATGGACAATTCCATACGATCCTGAATACCTACCCGCCATCCTCCCCTGTGTGTTGCAGCTCTTCCCCCAGATTGAGGAGATCATGGTGCAGCCTCTGAGAGACTCCAGAGACCACTACGAGGAGCTGAAGCAGATCGATGACGCCATGACAGAGGTAGGACATCTGTTCTCACTTAACATTACACTGTCCTTCAGGGTCGGGGTGAATTCCATTTGAAGTCCAGTCAACTcggaaagtaaaccaaattccaattccaattcccACTTTTCCTAGTTGAAAAACATTGGAGAGAATTGGAATTTCTTATTACTCAYAATCAACCGGGGTATTTGTATCGGGGGAGGGGTGGGGATTACCCGTCTGCGTCCAACCACTTTCTAACATTAAGATGTGTCTTTTGTTCAATGAGGCGcagaagaaaaaaactgaaaatatgtCATTAGGAGGGAAGAAGAAGTAAGCTCTGCTGCTGCGAGCACAGTGGTACTGTGTAAGTAACGGACTCTGATTGGCCTGTAGTGTTAGTCCTGAgtgccccctctctcttctgcctctctccagTCTGCCAACAACAACACTGCTGCAAGCTAGTGAGCTAGCTATAGTAGGAGCACAAGGCTTTTTACTACGACCGCACAATATTTTCATCACTCTGAATTTGCTTTCGAAAAAAKAACTGAATTAACAAAAAAGAAACAGCTCAACTCTACTGCATTACAAATTTTTGTtttcacaaaaacaaaaataaaacagactCTGAGTATTTGGAAACACCAGCAAGATGAGGCTCTTCCATTGAAGATGAGGTTAATAATTGAATTATTCAGTTCAATAGTATTCCCCTCCAATTTGCACCAATCAGTCCTGGCCCTTGGGAGGGGGGGGCACTCACCACAACACCAAAAACGAAGCTGGTCTATTACATAGACCTGCAGCCCAGTGGCAAAAGCAAAGTGGTGAAAACGTTGCGCTGTCTTAACGTCATCAATGTGGGTCGTTGGATTCTTCACAACCTCATTGATAACGTTTTGACGACCGAATAGTGTCTTCCCCGCCTATGATTTTACAGTTTTTCTCTCCCTTTGCTGTGTGTGGTCGTGCAAGTTCATAGTGTGCAGGATTTTCCACAGCGAAGAGCATTGTGATGGATATGGATACTGATGGAGCCAAGTCACAATCAAGAATGCTTTGTCCTACtcaaagcactgtgtgtgtgcgtgagggtgtgtgtgtgtgcatgtgtgtgtgccacttAATCAGAATCCTCTCTGGAGAATCCCGTCTGATATCCTCAAGTGCTTTTTTTCATTTTAGGGCTCTGGCTCTCGTTTTATGATCCAAAAATTCAAAAAGGTCATGGGTCGTCCTGATCTGCGTCTTTGAAGATGGAGGGTGAAAAGACTTGTCTTCTACACACTGAACCAACCTCAGACTACATGGAACCTCCTGGTTGATCTCCACTGTTTTGTTATGAACATTACAGAAGGACAATCGCTCTGTTTCAATGTCCACACTAGCATACTACATAGAATKAATTCATGTATCAAGCACATTGGAATATAGCTCACCTGAACGCTAGTTGGTCATTGTAGGTATCCACGGCTGTCtatacacaggcagcccaattctgatctttttgcccaattattggcaaaagatctgatctgattggtcaaaataccaataattgggcaaaatatcatAATTGGTCTATGTATACACAACCTATACTAATTTCTGAGTGACAATTGGTCAATGTAGGTATATGTTTTGCCATATTTTCTGCTCTCTGTTTTTAGTCACACTTGTTGATGTTGCCTATTACGGTATAATCAATAACAACTAAKATGTTTACTGGAACACTGTCTTCCCCTTGTTCAATTCTCCTATTCAAATGCAAAActgtttctaaaacagtttgaataaaTTGACTCTTAATTTAACCATGTCAAGTACACAGCMTATTTTAACATAATAATTATTATGAGGTTTAAACATTATTACAACAAATTCAACTAATTATCTCCTGGTGTGTGCACTGAATGAATTTACATAAATTCATATTTTGAGGTTTGTGTAATAGCACATCCATTGTTGTTCAATATATTCCGTCTTTAATTACAATCTAAAATGTTAttcttgtatttttatttatttttgcatagTACATCCTGTGCAAACTACATTACAGTTGTAAAACATCCTTTTATACAAAATGTGTCACCTAGTAATAAACTCCACCAGTATTTAGAAAAGTTGCAGGTTATTAAGAGATCAAAATGTTCAGTAGTGTCTGATTTTCATTTCAGAAAGTCATTCTCATCAAAGGTTCATGAGAAATACCATTGACTCTTCTCTGAATGGTGCAGGGGTGAATGAACCAATGGGAGGTCAAGCTCGGGAGTCTTTGAAAGCTTGTGTACTTTACTCGATATCTGTATTCTAATGTGTATGCTTTATGCACAATACGGATGGCCCAGGAAAACCATTTTAAGAGCGTGGTAGTCCCTAGCTCTAGGCTTTGAGGGGGTATGTGTTGAAACAGGACTTCTTTGACAGTTTTGTTGTACAACTCCAAACTACCACTTACCCCACATCTCTCTATAGCATCTCTCCACAAAAATAAGTGGGTGGTATTCAACAGGTACAGTAGATTTACTATTGCCTgttttataacctttatttattgcAACCTGTTTCACATTTCCAAGAGTGATAATTGTCTATCTGTAAGACGATACTTCCATACAGTATGCTTACCCTTTTTATGACCTACATGATTCTGATGACATTTGGATGATAAAGTCTTTGGCTCTGAAGAATCCAAAGAGATAGGATGTCAATACTGACTTCAATGTTTTCTGCAGGTCTGCTGCTAGATAATAGTGacttttggaaaattccagagggacaaacagagatggaaataactttcttctgtaCGTTTTCTCTGCTAGTTGGCTTCACGTCTAAGTCCTTTTCACCTCTGAATCCGTTTGATGGGGTCTTTGGGCTGAACTTGAGTATGGTCTAGTCATTTTGTTTAGAGGGAACTATCTTTATACTCTATGTTGCATGGATataaaggacatcaaccacctgagccacgacctgttcaccccgttatcatcaagaaggcgaggtcagtacaggtgcatcaaagctgggaccgagagactaaacaacagcttctatctcaaggccatcagacttttaaatagccatcactagccggctaccacccagctACTCAACTCTGCACCTCAGAGGTTACTGCCCAATATGCACacaaccggtcaaaagttttagaacacctactcattcaagggtttttctttatttttactattttctacattgtRgaataatagtgaagacatcaaaactatgaaataacacatatggaatcatgtagtaaccaacaaagtgttaaacaatatttgagattcttcaaatagccaccctttgccatgatgacagctttgcacact
This genomic interval from Salvelinus sp. IW2-2015 linkage group LG22, ASM291031v2, whole genome shotgun sequence contains the following:
- the pde9ac gene encoding high affinity cGMP-specific 3',5'-cyclic phosphodiesterase 9A isoform X2, yielding MRRATRTTLTTRRPSFSQVVFSRHCSPCDIKELLCSSSNIPRNTAIMMVDPEGALVSIDPTMPTNSPNSLYKVISLSTGQLGDKEDMFQNVLSQVAEQFSRAFRINELKTEVTNRLAMLEKRVELEGLKVVEIEKCKNDLKKLRDEMTSRGGGRVGNCPCKYNFSDDGKKLNPRRDVPSYPKYTLSQETIEALKKPTFDVWHWEHNEMLSCLEYMYHDLGLVKEFNMNPITLKRWLLGIQENYRSNPFHNFRHCFCVSQMMYGMINLCNLPEKMTLTDMGILMTAAVCHDLDHPGYNNTYQINARTELAVRYNDISPLENHHCAVAFQILSLPECNIFANVELEAYKQIRQAIITLILATDMARHGEILDSFKHKVDSFDFTNEEHVTCLKMVLIKCCDISNEVRPTEVAEPWVDCLLEEYFMQSDREKTEGLPVAPFMDRDKVTKPTAQIGFIKFVLIPMFETVMKLFPQIEEIMVQPLRDSRDHYEELKQIDDAMTEGSGSRFMIQKFKKVMGRPDLRL
- the pde9ac gene encoding high affinity cGMP-specific 3',5'-cyclic phosphodiesterase 9A isoform X1, yielding MGSSSSSYAPKTIYLDVDGKVQKVVFSRHCSPCDIKELLCSSSNIPRNTAIMMVDPEGALVSIDPTMPTNSPNSLYKVISLSTGQLGDKEDMFQNVLSQVAEQFSRAFRINELKTEVTNRLAMLEKRVELEGLKVVEIEKCKNDLKKLRDEMTSRGGGRVGNCPCKYNFSDDGKKLNPRRDVPSYPKYTLSQETIEALKKPTFDVWHWEHNEMLSCLEYMYHDLGLVKEFNMNPITLKRWLLGIQENYRSNPFHNFRHCFCVSQMMYGMINLCNLPEKMTLTDMGILMTAAVCHDLDHPGYNNTYQINARTELAVRYNDISPLENHHCAVAFQILSLPECNIFANVELEAYKQIRQAIITLILATDMARHGEILDSFKHKVDSFDFTNEEHVTCLKMVLIKCCDISNEVRPTEVAEPWVDCLLEEYFMQSDREKTEGLPVAPFMDRDKVTKPTAQIGFIKFVLIPMFETVMKLFPQIEEIMVQPLRDSRDHYEELKQIDDAMTEGSGSRFMIQKFKKVMGRPDLRL